Proteins from a single region of Streptococcus mitis:
- a CDS encoding glycosyltransferase, producing MSEKQKISVLMSVYIKENPTFLKDAIESVQNQTLKPSELVLVEDGPLTPELYQVLDQVEAQSEIPVKRCPLEQNQGLGLALRQGVLQCQYDIIARMDTDDIAVPDRFEKQVQLMEKEKLDLLGGHIAEFIDNPDEIVSYRRVPTQHADIVAYQRMRSAFNHMTVMFKKDMVLKAGNYEDGLYMEDDLLWLNMIAAGAKTGNLDQILCKVRVGAGMFERRGGLRYLKLYRQARQRMLKRGQISYMEYAKSVAIQMVVALCPGFVRQFIFMKLLRKSK from the coding sequence GTGTCTGAAAAGCAAAAAATCAGCGTATTGATGTCGGTCTATATCAAGGAAAATCCGACATTTTTAAAGGATGCTATTGAGAGTGTTCAAAATCAGACCCTGAAACCGAGCGAGTTAGTTCTGGTTGAGGATGGGCCTTTGACACCTGAGCTCTATCAGGTATTAGACCAGGTGGAAGCCCAGTCTGAAATTCCAGTGAAACGCTGCCCTCTTGAGCAGAATCAAGGTTTGGGTCTGGCTCTTCGACAGGGTGTTTTGCAGTGTCAGTACGACATCATCGCTCGTATGGATACGGATGATATAGCTGTTCCAGACCGTTTTGAGAAACAGGTTCAGCTAATGGAGAAGGAGAAGCTCGACCTATTAGGTGGACATATTGCAGAGTTTATTGACAATCCTGATGAGATTGTTTCTTACCGTCGTGTTCCAACCCAGCATGCAGATATTGTAGCTTATCAAAGGATGAGAAGTGCCTTTAACCACATGACTGTCATGTTCAAGAAGGACATGGTTCTCAAGGCAGGCAACTATGAGGATGGCCTTTATATGGAGGATGACCTCCTCTGGCTCAATATGATTGCTGCAGGAGCTAAGACTGGAAATCTGGATCAAATCTTGTGTAAGGTTCGTGTTGGAGCAGGAATGTTTGAGCGTCGTGGGGGACTGCGTTATCTCAAACTCTATCGTCAAGCTCGTCAGCGCATGCTGAAGCGAGGACAAATTTCTTACATGGAATATGCCAAGAGTGTTGCCATTCAGATGGTTGTTGCCCTTTGTCCCGGATTTGTCCGACAGTTTATTTTTATGAAACTGTTACGAAAAAGCAAGTAA
- a CDS encoding CynX/NimT family MFS transporter: protein MKKQSLFFVPGIILIGVSLRTPFTVLPIILGDISQGLGVEVSSLGVLTSLPLLMFTLFSLFSTRLAQKIGLEHLFTYSLFFLTIGSLIRLINLPLLYLGTLMVGASIAVINVLLPSLIQANQPKKIGFLTTLYVTSMGIATALASYLAVPITQASSWKGLIILLTLLCLATFLVWLPNHRYNHRLAPQTKQKSKTKVIRNKQVWAVIVFAGFQSLLFYTAMTWLPTMAIHAGLSSHEAGLLTSIFSLISIPFSMTIPSLTTSLSTRNRQLMLTLVSLAGVIGISMLFFPIGNFFYWLAIHLLIGTATSALFPYLMVNFSLKTSAPEKTAQLSGLSQTGGYILAAFGPTLFGYSFDLFHSWVPAVAALLLVDIIMTVALFTVDRADKIL from the coding sequence ATGAAAAAGCAATCACTTTTTTTTGTTCCAGGTATTATCCTGATTGGTGTTTCCTTGCGGACCCCTTTTACTGTTTTACCCATTATTTTGGGAGATATTTCGCAAGGGCTGGGAGTCGAAGTTAGTTCACTTGGTGTCCTGACCAGCCTTCCTCTCCTTATGTTTACCCTCTTCTCGCTATTTTCTACCCGACTGGCTCAGAAAATTGGCTTGGAGCATCTCTTTACCTACAGCCTCTTCTTCTTGACTATCGGTTCTCTCATTCGACTAATCAATCTGCCCCTGCTCTATCTAGGAACCTTGATGGTTGGAGCAAGTATCGCAGTCATCAATGTGCTGCTTCCTAGCCTTATCCAAGCTAATCAACCAAAGAAAATTGGTTTTCTGACCACCTTATATGTAACCTCTATGGGGATTGCAACGGCTCTGGCTTCCTATCTGGCTGTGCCTATTACACAAGCCAGTTCTTGGAAAGGCCTTATCATCCTCCTCACCCTGCTCTGTCTGGCAACTTTTTTGGTCTGGCTCCCAAATCACCGCTATAATCACAGACTGGCTCCACAAACCAAACAAAAAAGCAAAACAAAGGTCATACGTAACAAACAGGTCTGGGCAGTTATCGTCTTTGCAGGTTTTCAATCCTTGCTCTTTTACACCGCTATGACCTGGCTACCTACCATGGCCATCCATGCAGGCCTATCTAGTCACGAAGCTGGCTTGCTGACTTCTATCTTCTCTCTGATTAGCATTCCTTTTTCAATGACTATCCCAAGCCTGACAACCAGCTTGTCTACTCGCAACCGTCAGCTTATGCTCACTCTGGTTTCACTAGCTGGTGTTATCGGCATTTCCATGCTCTTTTTCCCAATCGGTAATTTCTTTTACTGGCTTGCCATCCATCTCCTCATCGGAACCGCAACCAGCGCCCTCTTCCCTTATCTCATGGTCAACTTTTCACTCAAGACAAGCGCCCCTGAAAAGACTGCCCAATTGTCTGGCTTATCTCAAACAGGAGGCTATATCCTAGCAGCCTTTGGGCCAACCCTCTTTGGTTACAGCTTTGACCTTTTCCACTCTTGGGTGCCAGCTGTAGCTGCCCTCTTACTCGTCGATATCATCATGACCGTGGCCCTCTTTACAGTAGACAGAGCTGATAAAATCCTCTAA
- a CDS encoding PadR family transcriptional regulator — protein sequence MYFPTSSALIEFLILAVLEQDDSYGYEISQTIKLIANIKESTLYPILKKLEGNSFLTTYSREFQGRMRKYYSLTNGGIEQLVTLKDEWALYTDTINGIIEGSIRHDKN from the coding sequence ATGTATTTTCCAACATCTTCTGCCTTGATTGAATTTCTCATCTTGGCCGTACTGGAGCAGGATGATTCTTATGGTTATGAGATTAGCCAAACCATTAAGCTGATCGCTAATATCAAAGAATCTACACTCTATCCCATTCTCAAAAAATTGGAGGGCAATAGCTTTCTAACAACCTATTCTAGAGAGTTCCAAGGTCGCATGCGCAAATACTACTCCTTGACAAATGGTGGTATAGAACAGCTCGTGACCCTAAAAGATGAATGGGCACTTTATACAGACACCATCAATGGCATCATAGAAGGGAGTATCCGCCATGACAAGAACTGA
- a CDS encoding DUF1700 domain-containing protein, whose product MTRTEYLTQLELYLKKLPEADRIEAMDYFRELFDDAGVEGEEELIASLGTPKEAAHEVLSNLLDKKINEAPAQKNNRQILHIALLALLAAPIGIPLGIAILVALFGILVAALTVILAFFAVSILGIIGGFLFLVESFTVLAQAKSAFILIFGAGLLAIGASSLVLLGISYVAHFFGLLIVRLVQFVLKKRKRGDQHA is encoded by the coding sequence ATGACAAGAACTGAATACCTGACTCAGCTAGAACTCTATCTCAAGAAACTGCCTGAAGCTGACCGTATTGAAGCCATGGACTATTTCAGGGAACTCTTTGACGATGCTGGAGTCGAAGGAGAAGAAGAACTCATCGCTAGCTTGGGAACTCCTAAGGAAGCAGCCCACGAAGTTCTCTCCAATCTCCTCGATAAAAAAATCAATGAAGCACCCGCTCAAAAAAATAACCGACAAATTTTGCATATCGCCTTATTAGCTTTGCTTGCAGCACCCATCGGTATTCCTTTGGGAATCGCCATCCTCGTGGCTCTGTTCGGAATCCTTGTGGCTGCTTTGACTGTCATTCTGGCTTTCTTTGCAGTTTCCATACTTGGTATCATCGGCGGATTCCTATTTTTAGTTGAAAGTTTCACTGTCCTAGCCCAAGCTAAATCAGCCTTTATCTTGATTTTTGGTGCTGGTTTACTGGCTATCGGTGCTTCTTCACTAGTCTTACTAGGTATTTCCTATGTAGCCCACTTCTTCGGCCTACTCATTGTTCGCCTGGTGCAATTTGTTCTTAAAAAAAGAAAGAGAGGTGACCAGCATGCGTAA
- a CDS encoding DUF4097 family beta strand repeat-containing protein — MRKWTKGFLIFGVVTTIIGFILLFVGIQSDGIKSLLAMSKEPVYDSRMEELTFGKEVENLEITLHQHALTITDSFDDQIHISYHPSLFARHDLVTNQNDRTLSLTDKKLSETPSLSSGIGGILHIASSYSSRFNEVILQVPKGRSLKGINISANRGQTSITNASLENATINTNNSYLLRIEGSRIKNSKLTTPNIINIFDTDLTDSQLESTENHFYVDNIKVYGKVELTSKNELSITLTQKESQEINLDISSHYGPIYQLSKDESQRHPNELSNPYKTEKTDTKGQLIAKADDYISLEITSNIP, encoded by the coding sequence ATGCGTAAATGGACAAAAGGATTTCTCATTTTTGGTGTGGTGACTACTATTATCGGATTTATCCTGCTCTTTGTAGGTATCCAATCTGACGGGATCAAGAGCCTACTTGCCATGTCCAAGGAACCTGTCTACGATAGTCGGATGGAAGAGTTGACCTTTGGCAAGGAAGTCGAAAACCTAGAAATCACTCTCCACCAACACGCGCTCACCATCACAGACTCTTTCGATGATCAAATCCACATTTCTTACCATCCATCTCTTTTTGCTCGCCATGATCTTGTCACAAATCAGAACGACAGAACTCTGAGCCTAACGGATAAAAAACTGTCTGAAACTCCATCTCTCTCTTCTGGAATTGGCGGGATTCTCCATATCGCAAGTAGCTACTCTAGTCGTTTTAATGAAGTTATTCTCCAAGTTCCAAAGGGAAGAAGTCTAAAAGGGATCAACATCTCAGCAAATCGCGGTCAAACCAGTATCACTAATGCTAGTCTTGAAAATGCGACCATCAATACCAATAATAGCTATCTCCTCCGAATTGAAGGAAGTCGTATCAAAAACAGTAAACTCACAACACCAAATATTATCAATATCTTTGATACAGACCTTACAGATAGTCAGCTAGAGTCAACAGAAAATCACTTCTACGTTGACAATATTAAAGTATATGGTAAGGTAGAACTAACTTCTAAAAATGAACTCAGTATCACGCTAACTCAAAAAGAAAGCCAAGAAATCAACTTAGACATCTCAAGTCACTATGGTCCTATTTATCAGTTATCGAAAGACGAGAGTCAACGCCACCCCAACGAATTAAGTAACCCTTACAAAACTGAAAAAACTGATACAAAAGGTCAACTCATAGCTAAGGCTGATGATTATATTAGTCTTGAAATTACATCCAACATACCTTAA
- a CDS encoding DUF6574 domain-containing protein, producing MKQEWFESNDFVKSPNENKSEDLSQEMIDKTEETIADLDAPIEKNTQVEEEVSQAKVELENQQEEKIETPEDSELRTEIEEKEALDSTEEEQDLSGETEKVTKAEESQEALPQQKPTTKEPLLISQSLESPYIPDQAPKSTDRWKEQVLDFWSWLVEALKSPTSSLETSSTHSYTAFLLLILFSASSFFFSIYHIKHAYYGHIATINSHFPEQLAPLGLFSIISILVATTLFLFSFLLGSFVVKRFIHQENDWTLEKVFQQYSQLLAIPIFLTAIASFFAFFDSLPFAALLCAISIGFIILISLHNITRPSQASDVDSFYQLALSVLVNGVIILLFFVAEVALIGDYLRILAFL from the coding sequence ATGAAACAAGAATGGTTTGAAAGTAATGATTTTGTTAAATCACCAAATGAAAACAAATCAGAAGATTTATCACAAGAAATGATAGATAAAACTGAAGAAACGATAGCCGATCTCGATGCACCAATTGAAAAAAATACTCAAGTAGAGGAGGAAGTCTCTCAAGCTAAAGTCGAACTTGAAAACCAGCAAGAAGAGAAAATTGAAACACCTGAAGACAGTGAATTGAGAACAGAAATAGAAGAAAAGGAAGCATTAGATTCTACTGAAGAAGAGCAAGATCTTTCTGGGGAAACAGAAAAAGTCACTAAAGCTGAAGAGAGTCAAGAAGCACTTCCGCAGCAAAAACCAACCACGAAAGAGCCCCTTCTTATCAGTCAATCCTTAGAAAGTCCCTATATCCCCGACCAAGCTCCAAAATCTACGGATAGATGGAAAGAGCAAGTACTTGATTTTTGGTCTTGGCTAGTGGAAGCTCTCAAATCTCCTACAAGCAGTCTTGAAACAAGTAGCACACACAGTTATACAGCCTTTCTCTTACTCATTCTGTTTTCTGCATCCTCCTTTTTCTTTAGTATCTACCACATCAAACATGCTTACTATGGACATATAGCAACTATAAACAGTCACTTCCCTGAGCAACTGGCTCCTTTGGGGCTCTTCTCAATCATTTCTATCTTAGTAGCAACCACTCTCTTCCTCTTTTCATTCCTACTCGGTAGCTTTGTGGTGAAACGATTTATCCACCAAGAAAATGACTGGACGCTAGAAAAGGTCTTTCAACAATATAGCCAACTCTTGGCAATTCCAATCTTCCTCACTGCCATTGCTAGTTTCTTTGCCTTCTTTGATAGCCTACCATTTGCAGCTCTCTTGTGTGCGATTAGCATTGGATTCATTATACTCATCAGTCTCCACAACATTACGAGACCAAGCCAAGCAAGTGACGTGGATTCCTTCTATCAGTTAGCCTTATCTGTCCTTGTGAATGGAGTCATTATCCTACTCTTCTTTGTAGCTGAAGTGGCACTGATTGGAGATTATCTTCGTATCTTGGCCTTTCTTTAA
- a CDS encoding DUF4299 family protein, with product MTKTFFIPNKQSILGEQEILTAKSILALVDGLESHSYDAVYLRQPLNRLEYIECAIVGQSQFLFKVSYADGQKGYRVDLPELLTKTDWEIIKSFLEALLAYTGTEIEGLDDFDFEAYFQAGIQAHLADSAARFTICQGIFNPVFFSHEDLKSFLGEDGLAQFEACVRAVQETDAYFARVSFYQDGEGQVHGVYHLAQGVKTVLPREPFVPAAYIEQLLDKEVQWEIDLVQITGDGSKPEDYEAIARLDYAKFLESLPSASYHQLDANQLEVQPILDKDFKTLAQEK from the coding sequence ATGACGAAAACATTTTTTATTCCAAATAAACAGAGCATTTTAGGAGAACAGGAAATTTTGACTGCCAAGTCGATCTTGGCCTTGGTAGATGGTTTGGAGTCACATAGCTATGATGCTGTCTATCTCCGTCAGCCTCTTAATCGTCTCGAGTATATCGAGTGTGCGATAGTGGGGCAATCACAATTTCTTTTTAAGGTCAGTTATGCTGATGGTCAAAAGGGTTACCGTGTCGATCTTCCTGAGCTACTAACGAAGACAGACTGGGAGATCATCAAGTCATTTTTAGAAGCCCTGCTTGCTTACACAGGAACGGAGATTGAGGGGCTCGATGATTTTGACTTTGAAGCTTATTTCCAAGCAGGTATTCAAGCCCATCTGGCTGATAGTGCAGCCCGCTTTACGATTTGCCAAGGAATTTTTAATCCTGTTTTCTTTAGTCATGAGGATTTGAAAAGCTTTTTAGGGGAAGATGGCTTGGCTCAGTTTGAAGCATGTGTACGTGCGGTTCAAGAGACAGACGCCTACTTTGCAAGAGTTTCCTTCTATCAGGATGGAGAAGGGCAAGTGCATGGCGTTTACCATCTGGCTCAAGGAGTCAAGACAGTGTTACCGAGAGAACCGTTTGTTCCTGCAGCCTATATTGAGCAATTGCTGGATAAGGAAGTCCAGTGGGAAATTGACTTGGTTCAAATCACAGGAGATGGCTCTAAACCAGAAGACTATGAAGCAATTGCCCGCTTGGACTATGCAAAATTCCTAGAGTCACTACCATCAGCATCTTACCACCAACTAGATGCCAATCAATTAGAAGTGCAACCCATTTTAGACAAAGATTTTAAAACATTGGCACAAGAAAAGTAA
- a CDS encoding rhodanese-related sulfurtransferase → MAKDIRVLLYYLYTPIENAEQFAADHLAFCKSIGLKGRILVADEGINGTVSGDYETTQKYMDYVHSLPGMEDLWFKIDEENEQAFKKMFVRYKKEIVHLGLEDNDFDNDINPLETTGAYLSPKEFKEALLDEDTVVLDTRNDYEYDLGHFRGAIRPDIRNFRELPQWVRDNKEKFMDKRVVVYCTGGVRCEKFSGWMVREGYKDVGQLHGGIATYGKDPEVQGELWDGKMYVFDERIAVDVNHVNPTIVGKDWFDGTPCERYVNCGNPFCNRRILTSEENEDKYLRGCSHECRVHPRNRYVSEHELTQAEVVERLAAIGESLDQAATV, encoded by the coding sequence ATGGCAAAAGATATTCGTGTCTTACTTTACTACCTTTACACTCCAATTGAAAATGCAGAGCAATTTGCTGCAGACCACTTGGCTTTCTGTAAATCAATCGGCCTTAAAGGTCGTATCCTAGTCGCTGACGAAGGAATTAACGGAACAGTTTCAGGTGACTACGAAACAACTCAAAAATACATGGACTACGTTCACAGCCTCCCAGGCATGGAAGACCTCTGGTTCAAGATTGACGAAGAAAATGAACAGGCCTTCAAGAAGATGTTTGTTCGCTACAAGAAAGAAATTGTCCACCTTGGTTTGGAAGACAACGACTTTGACAACGACATCAACCCACTTGAAACAACAGGTGCTTACTTGTCTCCAAAAGAGTTCAAAGAAGCTCTTCTTGACGAAGATACGGTTGTCCTTGACACACGTAACGATTATGAGTATGACCTAGGACATTTCCGTGGGGCTATCCGCCCAGATATCCGCAACTTCCGTGAGTTGCCACAGTGGGTTCGTGATAACAAGGAAAAATTCATGGACAAGCGCGTCGTGGTTTACTGTACAGGTGGCGTTCGCTGTGAGAAATTCTCAGGCTGGATGGTGCGTGAAGGCTACAAAGATGTAGGCCAATTGCACGGAGGAATCGCTACTTACGGTAAAGACCCAGAAGTTCAAGGTGAGCTTTGGGATGGGAAAATGTACGTCTTTGACGAGCGTATTGCCGTAGATGTCAACCATGTCAACCCAACTATCGTAGGGAAAGACTGGTTTGATGGAACACCATGTGAACGTTATGTCAACTGTGGAAATCCATTCTGTAACCGTCGTATCTTGACATCAGAAGAAAATGAAGACAAGTACCTTCGTGGATGCTCACACGAGTGCCGTGTTCACCCACGTAACCGCTATGTTTCAGAACATGAATTGACACAAGCTGAAGTTGTCGAGCGCCTAGCCGCTATCGGTGAAAGCTTGGATCAAGCAGCTACTGTATAA
- a CDS encoding bacteriocin immunity protein, with the protein MTPLKWFAGGSERRCEAMTIINHLLEDIKDTPQLTPLKNQLVIYQRRLKDDGTSTPFILSQMNVDISRVLIDNKLILSENQAEQIKKLRELSAIRYGY; encoded by the coding sequence ATGACACCATTAAAATGGTTTGCAGGAGGAAGCGAAAGGCGTTGTGAAGCCATGACTATCATAAATCATCTATTGGAAGATATAAAGGATACGCCTCAATTGACTCCCTTGAAAAATCAATTAGTTATTTATCAAAGAAGATTGAAGGACGATGGGACTTCTACTCCTTTTATATTGAGTCAAATGAATGTTGATATCTCACGTGTGTTGATTGATAATAAGTTGATTTTGTCAGAAAATCAAGCCGAGCAAATAAAAAAATTGAGAGAATTATCTGCTATTCGCTATGGTTACTGA
- a CDS encoding CPBP family intramembrane glutamic endopeptidase: MKKYQLLLKISAVFSYLFFVFGLSQLTLIVQNYWQFSSQIGNFFWIQNILSLLFSGVMIWILVKTDHGYLFRIPRKKWLWYSILTVLVVVLQISFNVQTAKHVQSTAEGWAVLIGYSGTNFAELGIYITLFFLTPLMEELIYRGLLQHAFFKHSRFGLDLLLPSILFALPHFSSLPSLLDIFVFATSGIIFASLTRYTKSIYPSYAVHVINNIFATLPFLLTFLYRVFG, from the coding sequence ATGAAGAAGTATCAGCTTTTACTCAAAATAAGTGCAGTTTTCTCTTACCTATTTTTTGTATTTGGTCTTTCTCAGCTGACGCTTATTGTCCAAAATTATTGGCAATTTTCTTCCCAGATTGGCAATTTCTTCTGGATTCAAAATATCTTGAGTTTGCTATTTAGCGGAGTCATGATTTGGATTCTGGTTAAGACAGACCATGGTTATCTCTTTCGCATTCCGAGAAAAAAATGGCTTTGGTATTCGATTTTGACAGTATTAGTGGTAGTGCTCCAGATCTCTTTTAACGTTCAGACAGCTAAACATGTTCAGTCAACTGCTGAAGGTTGGGCCGTATTGATCGGTTATAGTGGGACCAACTTTGCTGAGCTAGGTATCTATATAACCCTGTTCTTTCTGACTCCACTTATGGAAGAGCTGATCTATAGAGGATTACTGCAACACGCCTTCTTTAAGCATTCTAGATTTGGCCTTGATTTGCTTCTTCCGTCCATTTTATTTGCTCTTCCTCATTTTTCAAGCCTGCCTAGTTTGTTAGATATCTTCGTCTTTGCAACATCTGGCATCATCTTTGCTAGTTTGACCCGCTATACCAAGAGCATTTATCCTTCCTATGCGGTGCATGTGATTAATAATATTTTCGCGACATTACCATTTTTGCTGACTTTTTTATATAGGGTGTTTGGGTAA
- a CDS encoding ABC transporter substrate-binding protein: MKNWKKYAFASASVVALAAGLAACGNLSGNKKAADSASGDKTVIKMYQIGDKPDNLDELLENANKIIGEKVGAKLDIQYLGWGDYGKKMSVITSSGENYDIAFADNYVVNAQKGAYADLTELYKKEGKDLYKVLDPAYIKGNSINGKIYAVPVAANVASSQNFAFNGTLLAKYGIDISGVTSYETLEPVLKQIKEKAPDVVPFAVTKNFIPSDNFDYPVPNGLPFVIDLEGDTTKIVNRYEVPRFKEHLKTLHKFYEAGYIPKDVATSDTSFDLQQDTWFVREETVGPADYGNSLLSRVANKDIQIKPITNFIKKNQTTQVANFVISNNSKNKEKSMEVLNLLNTNPELLNGLVYGPEGKNWEKIEGKENRVRVLDGYKGNTHMGGWNTGNNWILYINENVTDQQIEDSKKQLAEAKESPALGFIFNTDSVKSEISAISNTMQQFDTAINTGTVDPDKAIPELMEKLKSEGAYEKVLNEMQKQYDEFLKNKKS; the protein is encoded by the coding sequence ATGAAAAACTGGAAAAAATATGCTTTTGCATCTGCTAGCGTAGTCGCTTTGGCTGCTGGTCTTGCTGCTTGTGGAAACCTTTCAGGTAACAAAAAAGCTGCTGACTCAGCTTCAGGTGATAAGACTGTTATCAAAATGTACCAAATCGGTGACAAACCGGATAATTTGGATGAATTGCTAGAAAATGCTAACAAAATCATCGGTGAAAAAGTTGGTGCTAAATTGGATATCCAATACCTTGGATGGGGTGACTATGGTAAGAAAATGTCAGTTATCACATCATCTGGTGAAAATTATGATATCGCCTTTGCAGATAACTATGTTGTAAACGCTCAAAAAGGTGCTTACGCTGACTTGACAGAATTGTACAAAAAAGAAGGTAAAGATCTTTACAAGGTACTTGACCCAGCTTACATCAAAGGTAACAGCATTAACGGTAAAATTTACGCAGTTCCAGTTGCAGCCAACGTTGCATCATCTCAAAACTTCGCCTTCAACGGAACACTTCTTGCTAAATACGGTATCGATATTTCAGGTGTAACTTCATACGAAACACTTGAACCAGTCTTGAAACAAATTAAAGAAAAAGCTCCAGATGTAGTGCCATTTGCGGTTACTAAGAACTTCATCCCATCTGATAACTTTGACTACCCAGTTCCAAATGGACTTCCATTCGTTATCGACCTTGAAGGAGACACTACTAAGATCGTAAACCGTTACGAAGTACCTCGTTTCAAAGAACACTTGAAGACTCTTCATAAATTCTATGAAGCTGGATACATTCCAAAAGACGTAGCAACAAGCGATACTTCATTTGACCTTCAACAAGATACTTGGTTCGTTCGTGAAGAAACAGTAGGACCAGCTGACTATGGTAACAGCTTGCTTTCACGTGTTGCAAACAAAGATATCCAAATCAAACCAATCACTAACTTCATCAAGAAAAACCAAACAACACAAGTTGCTAACTTTGTTATCTCAAACAACTCTAAGAACAAAGAAAAATCAATGGAAGTGTTGAACCTCTTGAACACTAACCCAGAACTCTTGAACGGTCTTGTTTACGGTCCAGAAGGCAAGAACTGGGAAAAAATTGAAGGAAAAGAAAACCGTGTTCGCGTCCTTGATGGATACAAAGGAAACACTCACATGGGTGGATGGAACACTGGTAACAACTGGATCCTTTACATCAACGAAAACGTTACAGACCAACAAATTGAAGATTCTAAGAAACAATTGGCTGAAGCTAAAGAATCTCCAGCGCTTGGATTCATCTTTAACACTGATAGTGTGAAATCTGAAATCTCAGCAATCTCTAATACAATGCAACAATTCGATACAGCTATCAACACTGGTACTGTAGACCCAGATAAAGCTATTCCAGAATTGATGGAAAAATTGAAATCTGAAGGTGCCTACGAAAAAGTATTGAACGAAATGCAAAAACAATATGATGAATTCTTGAAAAACAAAAAATCATAA